A single Tenacibaculum sp. Bg11-29 DNA region contains:
- a CDS encoding alpha/beta fold hydrolase yields the protein MKENSELTTLIESSIEHKTLPMGGYKIHYYVSGKQDADLIIFLHPAFSDHRAFDQQIDFFSKKHKVITIGLLEHGLSKSKKSKDKIDVSSNHIKKILEIETVNKAHFVGVSMGSLIAQYFALNHAEKIKSLTVLGGYDIIKENKEVVKAQRAVNIALCSEL from the coding sequence ATGAAAGAAAATAGTGAATTAACTACTCTTATTGAAAGTTCAATAGAACACAAGACCTTACCAATGGGAGGTTATAAAATTCATTATTATGTATCAGGTAAACAAGATGCTGATTTAATTATTTTTCTGCATCCTGCATTTTCCGATCATAGAGCATTTGACCAACAAATTGATTTTTTCTCAAAAAAACATAAAGTAATTACGATTGGTTTATTGGAGCATGGTTTGTCAAAATCCAAAAAATCCAAAGATAAAATAGATGTTTCTTCAAATCATATTAAAAAAATTCTAGAAATTGAAACAGTAAATAAAGCTCATTTTGTAGGAGTCTCAATGGGATCTTTGATTGCTCAATACTTTGCACTTAACCATGCTGAAAAAATAAAATCCTTAACGGTATTAGGTGGGTATGATATAATTAAGGAGAATAAAGAGGTGGTAAAAGCCCAAAGAGCTGTTAATATTGCTTTGTGTTCCGAGCTTTAA
- a CDS encoding DUF6624 domain-containing protein, with amino-acid sequence MNKIVRILLTVTILVSCKSKYKKNEAMALENIETNKEISILIDSLYKVDQRIQLQMMDASKNGEREKVKKLELEETEIFKRHIPILKKIYNKVGYPTIVVVGEEISNKFFMLVQHSDFDVNFQEKMLKKIFEEVKKGNVSIKNFAYLTDRVQLAQEKSQIYGTQVKFNTELGQIFPKNLIDSLNVNIRRKEVGLEPIEEYLNLLLKMHFQVNKAHYDKIGIKEPKLYEME; translated from the coding sequence ATGAATAAAATAGTTAGAATATTATTGACTGTAACAATTTTGGTTTCATGCAAATCAAAATATAAGAAAAATGAAGCTATGGCACTTGAAAATATAGAAACAAATAAAGAAATTTCTATATTAATAGATAGCCTATATAAGGTTGATCAAAGAATTCAATTACAAATGATGGATGCTTCTAAAAATGGTGAGAGAGAAAAAGTGAAAAAACTGGAGTTAGAAGAAACGGAAATTTTTAAGAGGCATATACCAATCTTGAAAAAGATATATAATAAAGTTGGGTACCCAACAATAGTAGTAGTTGGAGAAGAAATATCTAATAAATTTTTTATGTTGGTACAACACTCCGATTTTGATGTAAACTTTCAAGAAAAAATGTTAAAGAAGATCTTCGAAGAAGTTAAAAAAGGAAATGTTAGTATAAAAAATTTCGCATATTTAACTGATAGAGTACAGCTTGCACAAGAGAAGTCACAAATTTATGGGACACAGGTAAAGTTTAATACTGAACTTGGACAAATATTTCCTAAAAACCTTATAGATAGTTTAAATGTAAACATAAGAAGAAAGGAGGTTGGATTAGAACCGATTGAAGAATATTTGAACTTACTTTTAAAAATGCACTTTCAAGTGAATAAAGCACACTATGATAAAATAGGAATAAAAGAGCCCAAATTATATGAAATGGAGTAA
- a CDS encoding AraC family transcriptional regulator, which produces MEIKTYNPKHPVLKKYIEYYYKTVLEDHSFFAYPHYNLPVSIISKAESKVINNKVVVSQKSKSNLQSFTYNKFAKPIHIELNGKCNVFCLVFKPYGLVQFLPNSINLNSQKNILIINLFDNLLEYSPNFSELNINDKINKIESYLLSIFQEKEDSEIVIKAISIIKKQDKLSIKEIAELCNCHQKKLYRLFNKLCGDSPMVFKKIIQFRKALEKIKVTNSSFKLTNVALDSNYYDQSAFNNAFKKLTGEKPSQFFKETEIYTPENIYFKEVKKVNV; this is translated from the coding sequence ATGGAAATTAAAACATATAACCCAAAGCATCCTGTTCTTAAAAAGTATATTGAGTATTATTATAAAACAGTATTAGAGGACCATTCTTTTTTTGCATACCCACATTATAATTTACCAGTGTCTATAATTAGTAAAGCAGAATCTAAGGTTATTAATAATAAAGTGGTAGTAAGTCAAAAGAGTAAGAGTAATCTACAATCTTTTACTTATAATAAGTTTGCGAAGCCTATTCACATTGAGTTAAATGGAAAATGTAACGTTTTTTGTTTGGTTTTTAAACCTTATGGTTTAGTTCAGTTTTTACCTAATAGTATAAATTTAAATAGTCAGAAAAATATTCTTATTATAAATTTATTTGATAACTTATTAGAATATTCACCAAATTTTTCGGAGCTAAATATTAATGATAAAATAAATAAAATAGAGAGCTATTTACTGTCTATATTTCAAGAAAAAGAAGACTCAGAAATTGTAATTAAAGCAATATCGATCATTAAAAAACAAGATAAATTATCTATAAAAGAAATTGCAGAGTTGTGCAACTGTCATCAAAAGAAACTATACCGTTTGTTTAATAAGTTATGTGGTGATAGCCCTATGGTTTTTAAAAAAATAATTCAATTCAGAAAAGCCTTAGAGAAAATTAAAGTTACAAATTCAAGTTTTAAACTAACAAATGTTGCTTTAGATTCTAATTACTATGATCAATCTGCATTTAATAATGCATTTAAAAAACTTACAGGAGAAAAACCAAGTCAGTTTTTTAAAGAAACAGAAATCTATACACCAGAAAACATATATTTTAAAGAGGTTAAAAAAGTTAATGTCTGA